The Bosea sp. F3-2 genome window below encodes:
- a CDS encoding enoyl-CoA hydratase/isomerase family protein, translating to MSQTQSPLLVETRGAVRILTMNRPDKLNALDTALTQALFDALLAAQADEAIRAVVLAGAGRGFCAGADLKEFADLTPANQKAVVARADLTTRLHMLLPGLSKPVVAAVQGVAVGGGAGTAIGCDMVVAGSDLKFGYPELRHSLVPAIVMTSLQRAVGRKLAFELISTGRMVGAEEALRLGFVNKVVAPEDVLSEALAIAEGWAKVKPVAMEATKRLFYRVADLPFEAAMAAGRDINALMRSFRDGDCA from the coding sequence ATGTCCCAGACTCAAAGCCCACTGCTCGTCGAGACCCGCGGCGCCGTCCGCATCCTGACGATGAACCGGCCCGACAAGCTCAACGCGCTCGACACGGCGCTGACGCAGGCGCTGTTCGACGCGCTGCTCGCGGCTCAAGCGGACGAGGCGATCCGGGCCGTCGTCCTGGCCGGTGCCGGGCGTGGCTTCTGCGCCGGCGCCGACCTCAAGGAGTTCGCCGACCTCACCCCGGCCAACCAGAAGGCCGTGGTCGCCCGCGCCGACCTGACGACGCGGCTGCACATGCTGCTGCCGGGCCTGTCGAAGCCCGTCGTCGCGGCGGTGCAGGGCGTCGCGGTCGGCGGCGGCGCCGGCACCGCGATCGGCTGCGACATGGTCGTCGCCGGCAGCGACCTGAAATTCGGCTATCCCGAGCTGCGCCACAGCCTCGTGCCCGCCATCGTGATGACGAGCCTGCAGCGCGCCGTCGGCCGCAAGCTCGCTTTCGAACTGATCAGCACCGGGCGGATGGTCGGCGCCGAAGAGGCGCTGCGGCTCGGCTTCGTCAACAAGGTCGTGGCGCCGGAAGACGTGCTGTCCGAGGCGCTCGCCATCGCCGAGGGCTGGGCCAAGGTGAAGCCGGTCGCGATGGAGGCGACCAAGCGATTGTTCTACCGCGTCGCCGACCTGCCCTTCGAGGCGGCGATGGCGGCCGGACGCGACATCAATGCGCTGATGCGCAGCTTTCGCGACGGGGACTGTGCATGA
- a CDS encoding enoyl-CoA hydratase/isomerase family protein gives MSQSLLSGMPFERLAVVADGPILRVTLNRPEARNALDLTMCRELRAVFEGIEADPAIRIVRLDGAGPVFCAGADLKERKGKDEIWVRQRRLASFAAYDAIERSSKAVVCVVDGPVVGSGGEIAMACDFIIASERTSFTFPEVHWGTVGATQRLQRVVGKRLAKELLFTARRWPVEEALAAGLVNRIVAPDELEATVAELLAEIAKAPALALTLAKQSIELGEKTDLSTGIRIELAAIERALADTEWRKGLEAFAERDAQGKNS, from the coding sequence ATGAGCCAGAGTCTTCTATCCGGAATGCCCTTCGAGCGCCTGGCGGTCGTCGCCGACGGGCCGATCCTGCGGGTGACGCTGAACCGTCCCGAAGCGCGCAACGCGCTCGACCTGACGATGTGCCGCGAATTGCGGGCCGTGTTCGAGGGGATCGAGGCCGACCCGGCGATCCGCATCGTCCGGCTCGATGGCGCCGGCCCGGTCTTCTGCGCCGGGGCTGACCTCAAGGAGCGCAAGGGCAAGGACGAGATCTGGGTGCGCCAGCGCCGGCTTGCCTCTTTTGCCGCCTATGACGCGATCGAGCGCTCCAGCAAGGCCGTGGTCTGCGTCGTCGACGGGCCGGTCGTCGGCTCCGGCGGCGAGATCGCCATGGCCTGCGACTTCATCATCGCGTCCGAGCGCACGAGCTTCACCTTCCCCGAAGTGCATTGGGGCACGGTCGGCGCGACGCAGCGCCTGCAGCGCGTCGTCGGCAAGCGGCTGGCAAAGGAGCTGCTGTTCACGGCACGGCGCTGGCCGGTCGAGGAGGCGCTGGCCGCAGGCCTCGTCAACCGCATCGTCGCGCCGGACGAGCTCGAGGCGACAGTCGCGGAGCTGCTCGCTGAGATCGCCAAGGCGCCGGCGCTGGCGCTGACCCTCGCCAAGCAATCGATCGAGCTCGGTGAGAAGACCGATCTTTCGACCGGCATCCGCATCGAGCTCGCCGCGATCGAGCGCGCGCTCGCCGACACCGAATGGCGCAAGGGCCTCGAGGCCTTCGCCGAGCGCGACGCACAGGGAAAGAACTCATGA
- a CDS encoding hydroxymethylglutaryl-CoA lyase — MTDAVVICECFARDGLQHEPVFLPSEQKIALIDAFTAVGFQRIEATSYSNPKVVPAFADASEVLAGIRRKDGVFYKATCPNPRAVARAVADSEAGYGPNEISLLISATEAHSERNLKSSRAEQWANVEAMVAAAQGSFRLIGTISVAFGCPFEGQVDPSTVIADATRFAALGVRHVTLGDTTGLATPRTTRALFQAVAVAVPELTLIAHFHNTRGTGLANCVAAHEAGVRNFDSAFGGIGGHPAQLVYGGGFTGNVASEDLVNMFEAMGVPTGLDLTALIETAHRCEEVLGRQLHSMVARSGLGLVA, encoded by the coding sequence ATGACCGATGCGGTTGTCATCTGCGAATGCTTTGCCCGCGACGGGCTGCAGCATGAGCCCGTCTTCCTGCCGAGCGAGCAGAAGATCGCGCTGATCGACGCCTTCACCGCCGTTGGCTTCCAGCGGATCGAGGCGACGTCCTATTCCAATCCAAAGGTGGTGCCGGCTTTCGCCGACGCCAGCGAGGTCCTCGCCGGCATCCGGCGCAAGGACGGGGTCTTCTACAAGGCGACCTGCCCCAATCCGCGCGCTGTCGCTCGCGCCGTCGCCGATTCAGAAGCCGGCTACGGACCAAACGAAATCAGCCTGCTGATCTCGGCGACGGAGGCGCATAGCGAGCGCAACTTGAAGAGCTCGCGGGCCGAACAATGGGCCAATGTCGAAGCGATGGTCGCCGCCGCGCAGGGTAGTTTCCGCCTGATCGGCACGATCTCGGTCGCCTTCGGCTGCCCGTTCGAGGGCCAGGTCGATCCCAGCACCGTCATTGCCGACGCCACCAGGTTCGCAGCCCTCGGCGTGCGCCATGTCACGCTGGGCGACACCACCGGTCTCGCCACGCCACGCACCACGAGGGCGCTGTTCCAGGCTGTCGCAGTAGCAGTGCCCGAGCTGACGCTGATCGCGCATTTCCACAACACCCGCGGCACAGGCCTCGCCAATTGCGTCGCCGCCCATGAGGCAGGGGTGCGCAATTTCGACAGCGCCTTCGGCGGCATCGGCGGCCACCCGGCCCAGCTCGTCTATGGCGGCGGCTTCACCGGCAATGTCGCGTCCGAGGACCTCGTCAACATGTTCGAGGCGATGGGCGTGCCGACCGGCCTCGACCTCACCGCCCTGATCGAGACCGCGCATCGCTGCGAGGAAGTTCTCGGTCGCCAGCTCCATTCGATGGTCGCCCGTTCCGGCCTCGGCCTCGTCGCCTGA
- a CDS encoding CoA transferase, whose translation MRPLDGITIVDFSRVLAGPMATMILAEMGARVIKVERPGTGDESRQWEPRVGEESAYFFAFNRGKESIVLDLKTPAGRTAAKTLALQADVVLENFLPGQMDTMGLGYAQLSQEKPGLVYVSNTGFGQSGPYRDRVGYDTIFQALSGVMALTGHPGGPPAKVGVPMADLTAGLWNAVAILTGLVGRASSGKGCHVDLSMLDTQISLLTIAAARLFALGEDPQRTGTEHPGRVPSAAFACAGDEWLHISGSDQHWQAICSVLGLDELAADAALARNAERVKQRERVMAAMREALAQRNRADVAEALRATGVPAGEVNTVAQVLADPHVQARGMVAEFQHPTAGAFPALRNPLLFTGYDAPFLGTPPLHGADSAALATEFGLKEIGA comes from the coding sequence ATGAGACCGCTCGACGGCATCACCATAGTCGACTTCTCGCGCGTCCTCGCCGGGCCGATGGCAACGATGATCCTGGCCGAGATGGGCGCCAGGGTCATCAAGGTCGAGCGGCCGGGCACCGGCGATGAATCCCGGCAATGGGAGCCGCGAGTCGGCGAGGAAAGCGCCTATTTCTTCGCCTTCAACCGCGGCAAGGAATCGATCGTCCTCGACCTGAAGACGCCGGCTGGCCGCACCGCGGCAAAGACGCTTGCGCTGCAGGCCGACGTCGTCCTCGAGAACTTCCTGCCCGGCCAGATGGACACAATGGGGCTGGGCTATGCGCAGCTCTCCCAGGAGAAGCCGGGTCTCGTCTACGTCTCCAATACCGGCTTCGGCCAGAGCGGCCCCTATCGCGACCGCGTCGGCTACGACACCATCTTCCAGGCGCTGAGCGGCGTGATGGCGCTGACCGGCCATCCGGGCGGCCCGCCCGCCAAGGTCGGCGTGCCGATGGCAGACCTGACCGCCGGGCTCTGGAACGCCGTCGCCATCCTGACCGGACTGGTCGGCCGAGCCAGCAGCGGCAAGGGCTGCCATGTCGACCTCTCGATGCTCGACACCCAGATCAGCCTGCTGACCATCGCCGCGGCGCGCCTCTTCGCTCTCGGCGAGGACCCGCAGCGCACCGGCACCGAGCATCCGGGTCGCGTCCCCTCCGCCGCCTTCGCCTGCGCCGGCGACGAATGGCTGCATATCAGCGGCAGCGACCAGCATTGGCAGGCGATCTGCTCGGTTCTCGGCCTCGACGAACTCGCGGCCGATGCGGCTCTCGCCCGCAATGCCGAGCGGGTGAAGCAGCGCGAGCGCGTGATGGCGGCGATGCGCGAGGCCCTCGCCCAGCGCAATCGCGCCGACGTCGCCGAGGCCCTGCGCGCAACCGGCGTCCCGGCCGGCGAGGTCAACACGGTCGCACAGGTGCTGGCCGATCCGCATGTCCAGGCACGCGGCATGGTGGCGGAGTTCCAGCATCCGACCGCCGGCGCCTTCCCGGCCCTGCGCAATCCGCTGCTCTTCACCGGCTATGACGCCCCCTTCCTCGGTACCCCACCGCTGCACGGCGCCGACAGCGCGGCCCTCGCCACCGAATTCGGCCTGAAGGAGATCGGCGCATGA